From the genome of Malus sylvestris chromosome 6, drMalSylv7.2, whole genome shotgun sequence, one region includes:
- the LOC126625207 gene encoding flavonoid 3'-monooxygenase-like translates to MFVLIFFTVVLAFFLYRLFAPGGSRHALPLPPGPKPWPVVGNLPHLGPVPHHSLAALARQYGPLMHLRLGFVDVVVAASASVASQFLKTHDANFSSRPPNSGAKHLAYNYQDLVFAPYGPRWRMLRKISSVHLFSGKALDDLKHVRQEEVGVLAHGLASAGSKPVNLGQLLNVCTVNALGRVMVGRRLFGDGGGREDQKADEFKSMVVEMMVLAGVFNIGDFIPALEWLDLQGVAGKMKKLHKRFDAFLTAIVEDHKRSGEGKHVDMLTTLLSLTDDADGEGAKLTDTEIKALLLNMFTAGTDTSSSTVEWAIAELLRHPKILAQLQQELDQEVGRDRLVTESDLPNLTYLQAVIKETFRLHPSTPLSLPRMASESCEINGFHIPKGATLLVNVWAISRDPAQWSEPLEFRPERFLPGGEKPNVDVKGNDFEVIPFGAGRRICAGMTLGLRMVSLMTATLVHGFDWTLADGLTPEKLNMDEAYGLTLQRAAPLMVHPRNRLAPHAYNASSP, encoded by the exons ATGTTTGTTCTCATATTCTTCACCGTTGTCTTGGCCTTCTTCTTATACCGGCTCTTCGCCCCCGGCGGGAGCCGCCACGCTCTGCCTCTTCCGCCAGGGCCGAAACCCTGGCCTGTCGTGGGAAACTTGCCCCACTTAGGCCCCGTTCCCCATCATTCTCTGGCGGCGTTGGCCCGTCAGTATGGACCCCTTATGCACCTCCGCTTGGGGTTCGTTGACGTGGTTGTTGCAGCCTCTGCTTCGGTGGCGTCACAGTTCTTGAAGACCCACGACGCCAATTtctccagcagaccacccaacTCCGGCGCCAAGCATCTCGCTTATAACTACCAGGATTTGGTGTTCGCGCCGTACGGTCCACGATGGCGGATGTTACGGAAGATCAGCTCCGTCCATTTGTTCTCCGGCAAGGCTCTCGATGATCTTAAACATGTTCGCCAG GAGGAAGTAGGTGTGCTGGCACATGGATTAGCAAGTGCAGGGTCAAAGCCAGTGAACTTAGGGCAGCTATTGAACGTGTGCACAGTCAACGCCCTAGGGCGGGTGATGGTAGGGCGGAGGCTCTTCGGAGACGGCGGCGGGCGCGAAGACCAGAAGGCCGACGAGTTCAAATCCATGGTGGTGGAGATGATGGTGTTGGCTGGCGTTTTCAACATCGGCGACTTCATCCCGGCCCTCGAGTGGCTGGACTTGCAGGGGGTGGCGGGAAAGATGAAGAAGCTGCACAAGAGGTTCGATGCCTTCTTGACCGCCATTGTTGAAGACCACAAGAGGAGCGGCGAAGGGAAGCACGTGGACATGCTGACGACGTTGCTGTCGCTCACGGATGATGCTGACGGTGAGGGCGCCAAGCTCACGGACACTGAGATTAAAGCTTTGCTTTTG AACATGTTCACAGCTGGCACTGACACGTCATCAAGCACGGTGGAATGGGCCATAGCAGAACTCCTTCGCCACCCCAAGATTCTAGCCCAACTCCAACAAGAGCTGGACCAAGAAGTGGGCCGGGACCGGCTCGTAACCGAGTCGGACCTGCCCAACTTGACCTACCTTCAAGCAGTAATCAAGGAAACCTTTCGGCTACACCCGTCAACCCCGCTCTCCCTGCCTCGAATGGCGTCCGAGAGTTGCGAAATCAATGGGTTCCACATCCCCAAGGGTGCCACTCTTCTGGTCAACGTATGGGCCATATCTCGCGACCCGGCCCAATGGTCCGAACCGCTTGAGTTTAGACCCGAGCGGTTCTTGCCGGGTGGAGAGAAGCCCAATGTGGACGTCAAGGGTAATGATTTCGAGGTTATACCGTTTGGGGCCGGGCGGAGAATATGCGCCGGGATGACCCTTGGGCTGCGTATGGTGTCTCTAATGACTGCGACCCTGGTCCATGGTTTTGATTGGACCTTGGCTGATGGGCTCACCCCTGAGAAATTGAACATGGACGAGGCCTATGGGCTCACACTACAAAGAGCCGCACCATTAATGGTGCACCCACGTAACAGGCTAGCCCCTCATGCATATAATGCGTcatcaccttga